The Paenibacillus tianjinensis genome has a window encoding:
- a CDS encoding SF0329 family protein has translation MSWSKLKQQLEGFFSPALHGRVEYRAPGYRYLPDKSGTCYISVDKKNVLGMSDKSNPIRWYQTELDIKNDPDIRIPVTSSDIEAVRQATKGPVPEDRLIIMARSRKSTEHAKELMSAQAALSKSNFKVVANKFLTTPIEESLASDDILMNVLALVDKRVGKKRILSMAGKMELKHPVVRYFYELRLGAL, from the coding sequence ATGTCCTGGAGCAAACTGAAGCAACAACTGGAGGGCTTTTTCAGTCCTGCGTTACATGGAAGGGTGGAATACCGCGCACCGGGTTACCGTTATCTGCCTGATAAATCAGGGACTTGTTATATCTCGGTAGATAAAAAGAACGTGCTGGGCATGAGCGATAAAAGTAACCCTATCCGATGGTATCAAACGGAGCTGGACATCAAAAATGATCCGGACATCCGAATTCCTGTCACAAGTAGCGACATTGAAGCAGTCAGACAAGCCACCAAGGGGCCGGTACCGGAGGATCGCTTAATCATAATGGCTAGAAGCAGAAAAAGTACAGAACATGCCAAAGAGCTTATGTCAGCACAGGCTGCATTAAGTAAATCGAATTTTAAAGTGGTAGCTAACAAGTTTCTGACTACTCCTATAGAGGAAAGCCTAGCGAGCGATGATATCTTGATGAATGTTCTGGCTTTGGTGGATAAACGAGTAGGGAAGAAGCGAATTCTAAGCATGGCCGGGAAGATGGAGCTGAAGCATCCGGTTGTGCGGTATTTTTATGAACTGCGGCTGGGGGCGTTGTGA
- a CDS encoding helix-turn-helix transcriptional regulator, whose amino-acid sequence MPKKDNMLAILWMLNSGVKITAKQIAEKLEINIRTVYRYIDALCASGVPIISDSGHNGGYSLLSNTIRAPLLFDMDEKKALLHAALFAKEAGSPMSDVLDNAAAKLKMYSNQEQEQVLSRHLAGFEVINRTAPASVQPVLAELEWAVANECSVEIAYRTSREEHAKNRMIDPYGMVYWNNRWYTVAFCHLKKELRSFRADRILTIKRTAENFKRSESFSARDSFLHNLLPDVAGKEGVMAVRIEGTADALDDLCMHWFLGHHLKERTAGQAIFTLEEENVHRYVPSFLLPYGKSIQVIEPQSLKERLVATAAELMEYYQQ is encoded by the coding sequence ATGCCGAAAAAAGATAATATGCTGGCCATCCTATGGATGCTGAACTCCGGCGTAAAAATAACGGCGAAGCAGATCGCTGAGAAGCTGGAAATTAATATACGGACCGTGTACCGGTATATCGATGCGCTATGTGCCAGCGGAGTGCCTATCATCTCCGATTCTGGTCATAACGGCGGGTATAGCCTGCTCAGTAATACGATCAGAGCACCTCTACTATTTGATATGGACGAGAAGAAGGCGCTCCTTCATGCTGCACTTTTTGCCAAAGAGGCCGGATCCCCTATGAGTGACGTATTGGACAATGCAGCAGCAAAGCTAAAAATGTATTCGAATCAGGAGCAGGAGCAGGTGCTCAGCCGCCATTTAGCGGGCTTTGAAGTGATAAACCGTACAGCGCCTGCTTCTGTCCAGCCGGTGCTTGCGGAATTGGAATGGGCGGTAGCCAATGAATGCTCTGTAGAAATTGCTTATCGTACAAGCCGTGAAGAGCATGCCAAGAACAGGATGATCGACCCGTATGGGATGGTCTACTGGAATAACAGATGGTACACGGTTGCCTTTTGCCACCTGAAAAAGGAGCTCCGCAGCTTCCGGGCAGACCGGATTCTGACAATCAAGCGTACGGCGGAGAATTTTAAGCGCTCGGAGAGTTTTTCGGCCCGCGACAGCTTCCTGCATAATCTGCTGCCTGATGTAGCAGGCAAGGAAGGGGTGATGGCTGTAAGGATAGAAGGTACGGCGGATGCGCTGGACGACCTGTGTATGCACTGGTTTCTGGGGCATCATCTGAAGGAGCGGACAGCCGGTCAGGCCATCTTTACCCTTGAGGAGGAGAACGTTCACAGATATGTTCCTTCTTTTCTGCTGCCCTATGGGAAATCGATTCAAGTAATAGAGCCGCAGAGTTTAAAGGAAAGGCTTGTTGCTACTGCGGCCGAGTTAATGGAATATTATCAGCAGTAA
- the arr gene encoding NAD(+)--rifampin ADP-ribosyltransferase yields the protein MNNQKDVLDNGPFFHGTKAELKIGDLLEPQHLSNYQNKKSNYIYFTATLEAAKWGAELAASEAKERIYMVEPLGEFENDPNVTDKRFPGNPTRSYRSKSPLKIIAELGSWERHSEDQINHMVESIKMLHEQGKFVIYD from the coding sequence ATGAATAACCAAAAAGATGTGCTGGATAACGGTCCTTTTTTTCACGGTACAAAAGCAGAGCTGAAGATCGGAGATTTGTTAGAACCTCAACACTTATCTAATTACCAGAATAAAAAATCCAACTATATCTATTTCACGGCCACGTTAGAGGCTGCCAAATGGGGTGCCGAATTAGCAGCTTCTGAAGCCAAGGAAAGGATTTATATGGTTGAACCCTTAGGCGAGTTTGAAAATGACCCGAACGTAACGGACAAGAGATTCCCCGGAAACCCGACACGTTCCTATAGATCCAAATCCCCACTCAAAATCATAGCGGAATTAGGATCATGGGAAAGACACTCCGAAGACCAAATTAATCATATGGTGGAATCTATCAAAATGCTACATGAACAAGGGAAATTTGTAATTTACGATTGA
- a CDS encoding tRNA dihydrouridine synthase: MTNNFWRDLPRPFFILAPMEDVTDVVFRHVVSRAGRPDVFFTEFANSESYCHPEGHHAVRGRLTFTEDEQPIVAHIWGDKPEYFRQMSIGMAKEGFKGIDINMGCPVANVAENGKGSGLICRPELAGEIIQAAKAGGLPVSVKTRLGFTEIDEWRGWLTHILQQDIVNLSIHLRTREEMSKVDAHWELIPEIKKLRDEVAPHTLLTINGDIPDRQTGLKLAEQYGVDGIMIGRGIFQNPFAFEQEPKEHSSEELLDLLRLHLDLYDQYSGQAPRSFSPLQRFFKIYVRGFRGASELRNNLMNTKSTSEVRALLDEFASKVQDDGEREDQS; the protein is encoded by the coding sequence ATGACAAACAATTTTTGGCGTGATTTGCCGCGGCCTTTTTTCATACTGGCGCCTATGGAGGATGTGACGGATGTTGTTTTTCGCCATGTCGTCAGTAGAGCGGGCCGACCGGATGTGTTTTTTACGGAGTTTGCGAATTCAGAGAGCTATTGTCACCCGGAGGGGCACCATGCTGTGCGCGGGCGTTTGACGTTTACAGAGGATGAACAGCCCATTGTAGCGCATATCTGGGGAGACAAGCCGGAATACTTCCGTCAGATGAGCATCGGGATGGCGAAAGAAGGCTTCAAAGGCATCGATATTAATATGGGTTGTCCTGTAGCAAATGTAGCAGAGAACGGGAAGGGAAGCGGCCTGATCTGCCGTCCCGAACTCGCAGGGGAGATCATCCAGGCCGCCAAAGCCGGAGGACTTCCCGTCAGTGTAAAAACAAGGCTCGGTTTCACCGAAATCGACGAATGGCGCGGCTGGTTAACCCATATTTTGCAGCAGGACATTGTGAATCTGTCCATTCATCTGCGCACCAGAGAAGAAATGAGCAAAGTAGATGCCCACTGGGAGCTGATTCCGGAGATCAAGAAGCTTCGCGATGAGGTGGCACCACACACCCTGCTGACCATTAACGGGGATATCCCTGACCGTCAGACCGGCCTTAAGCTCGCTGAGCAGTACGGTGTGGATGGGATTATGATTGGGCGCGGTATTTTTCAGAATCCGTTTGCGTTTGAGCAGGAGCCGAAGGAACACAGTAGTGAGGAATTGCTTGATCTGCTAAGGCTGCATCTGGATCTCTATGATCAATACTCAGGACAGGCACCACGTTCGTTCAGCCCCCTTCAACGTTTCTTCAAAATCTATGTCCGCGGATTCCGCGGGGCAAGCGAATTAAGAAATAACTTGATGAACACCAAGTCCACAAGTGAAGTCCGTGCGCTGCTCGATGAATTTGCAAGCAAAGTGCAGGATGACGGGGAACGTGAGGATCAATCGTAA
- a CDS encoding putative holin-like toxin, whose product MEAYQALSLMFMFGMFIIALLNYLKKK is encoded by the coding sequence ATGGAGGCTTATCAGGCGTTGTCACTGATGTTCATGTTCGGCATGTTCATTATTGCTCTGCTTAACTACCTCAAAAAGAAATAG
- a CDS encoding S-layer homology domain-containing protein has protein sequence MKKKFKVKSISILSTAALLGALVPHTSAAESLTDISNSYAKDAIIELVEKGIINGTGDGKFNPTSNIKRQDFAIILAKALNLELSNPPQSSTFTDVPVNSYAFSAVEAAVKAGLLKGMGHGIFGTNQNLTREQMAVIFVNALGVNSAGKGQNLTFSDANSIASWAKDAVGAAVELGLMKGNPDGTFNPVNNASRQDVAIVASKFLTEKTKIDEQKSIPPVTPTPTPTPTPTPTSTPISTPTSTPAPTTTPVSVPTPIPTSIATPIPTPTPTPTPISTPTPTPISTPTPTPTPTPQNTVDLEAATRVKDQIAALPAKAEITLANKTAVVKARTDFEALTPAQKTLVGDISRLTDAESAIVALETQAALDLEAANQVKGIIAALPEKAEITLANKTAVVKARTDFDALTPAQKTLVGDIARLTDAEAAIVALETQAALDLEAATQVKTQIAALPAKAEITLDNKTAVVKARTDFDALTPAQKTLVGDIARLTDAEAAIAELEAQAALDLAAATQVKEQIAALPAKAEITLANKTAVVKARTDFDALTPSQKILVGDISRLTDAEAAIVALETQAALDLEAANQVKDQIAALPAKAEITLANKTAVVKARTDFDALTPAQKTLVGDIARLTDAEAAIAALETKAALDLEAANQVKDQIAALPAKAEITLANKTAVVKARTDFDALTPAQKTLVGDIARLTDAEATIAELEAQAALDLAAANQVKDQIAALPAKAEVTLANKTAVVKARMDFNHLTPAQKTLVGDISRLTDAESAIVALETQAALDLEAANQVKGIIAALPEKAEITLANKTAVVKARTDFEALTPAQKTLVGDIARLTDAEAAIVALETQAALDLEAANQVKGQIAALPAKAEITLANKTAVVKARMDFNHLTPAQKTLVGDITRLTDAEAAIAGLELVATAKGNLKVTYNGTDDQVTLPSIQDGAAVTWALKDSMQSSIVDISTGNITRAGLTADTDVVLIATITSATISDTKEITIHVQAESNEPETITSKAITNFDFSVTYATQARKESKKITSTDFQSNPKHFTISDGTVTIPVDLTWNIPLNGFSSGQVVGSAIDSFIQDYCNAHGINLGERTLAGMGFSDTFFISTFKTGSDASVTLGGNDWAYFFDNNYFTGTDEDHTKNRSFTVSDGTNTATILLEWEYYDMEDLVNDLNYQLASVSATAIKVNETQFKLVADSAAINLTIAGTDKNQFFEN, from the coding sequence ATGAAGAAGAAATTTAAAGTGAAGTCGATATCGATCCTATCAACAGCTGCCTTGCTTGGTGCCCTGGTACCACATACATCTGCAGCGGAGTCTTTGACCGATATCTCAAACAGCTATGCCAAAGATGCCATTATTGAGTTAGTCGAAAAAGGAATTATCAATGGTACTGGTGACGGCAAATTTAATCCGACAAGTAATATCAAACGACAGGACTTTGCAATTATACTGGCAAAGGCTCTCAATTTGGAGCTTAGCAACCCTCCACAATCATCTACTTTCACAGACGTCCCGGTAAACAGTTATGCCTTTTCTGCTGTAGAAGCCGCTGTTAAAGCAGGCCTTCTTAAAGGTATGGGTCATGGAATATTTGGTACCAATCAAAACCTCACCCGCGAACAAATGGCTGTAATCTTTGTGAATGCACTAGGCGTTAACAGTGCCGGAAAAGGACAGAATTTAACATTTTCAGACGCTAATTCAATTGCCAGCTGGGCTAAAGATGCAGTTGGTGCTGCCGTTGAACTGGGACTTATGAAGGGAAATCCTGATGGCACCTTCAACCCGGTTAATAATGCAAGCCGTCAGGATGTAGCTATCGTCGCTTCTAAGTTTTTAACCGAAAAGACTAAGATTGATGAACAAAAGTCCATACCACCTGTGACACCTACACCTACACCTACACCTACACCTACACCTACTTCTACACCTATTTCTACACCTACATCTACACCTGCACCAACAACAACGCCGGTTTCTGTACCGACACCAATACCTACATCCATAGCTACACCTATACCAACACCAACACCGACGCCAACACCTATATCTACACCAACACCGACACCTATATCTACACCAACGCCTACCCCAACCCCGACACCACAAAATACAGTAGATCTAGAAGCAGCAACCCGGGTAAAGGACCAAATCGCTGCCTTGCCTGCAAAAGCAGAAATTACCCTGGCTAACAAAACAGCTGTCGTTAAAGCACGTACTGATTTTGAAGCTTTAACACCAGCCCAGAAAACTCTGGTAGGGGATATTTCCAGATTAACGGATGCAGAGTCGGCTATTGTTGCGCTGGAAACTCAAGCGGCACTAGACCTTGAAGCAGCCAACCAGGTGAAAGGCATAATTGCTGCCTTGCCTGAAAAAGCGGAAATTACCCTAGCCAACAAAACAGCTGTAGTTAAAGCACGTACTGATTTTGATGCTCTAACACCAGCCCAGAAAACTCTGGTAGGAGATATTGCCAGACTGACGGATGCAGAGGCAGCTATTGTTGCACTGGAAACTCAAGCGGCACTAGACCTTGAAGCAGCAACCCAGGTGAAAACCCAAATTGCTGCCTTGCCTGCAAAAGCGGAAATCACCCTTGACAACAAAACAGCTGTAGTTAAAGCACGTACTGATTTTGATGCCTTAACACCAGCCCAGAAAACTCTGGTAGGGGATATTGCTAGATTGACGGATGCGGAGGCAGCCATTGCTGAGTTGGAAGCTCAAGCTGCTCTTGATCTGGCTGCAGCAACCCAGGTGAAAGAACAAATCGCTGCCTTGCCTGCAAAAGCAGAAATTACCCTGGCTAACAAAACAGCTGTCGTTAAAGCACGTACTGATTTTGATGCTTTAACACCCTCCCAGAAAATTCTGGTAGGAGATATTTCCAGACTGACGGATGCAGAGGCAGCTATTGTTGCGCTGGAAACTCAAGCGGCACTGGACCTTGAAGCAGCCAACCAGGTGAAAGACCAAATTGCTGCCTTGCCTGCAAAAGCAGAAATCACGCTGGCCAACAAAACAGCTGTCGTTAAAGCACGTACTGATTTTGATGCTCTAACACCAGCCCAGAAAACTCTGGTAGGAGATATTGCCAGACTGACGGATGCAGAGGCTGCTATTGCTGCGCTGGAAACTAAAGCGGCACTAGACCTAGAAGCAGCCAACCAGGTGAAAGACCAAATTGCTGCCTTGCCTGCAAAAGCAGAAATCACGCTGGCCAACAAAACAGCTGTCGTTAAAGCACGTACTGATTTTGATGCTCTAACACCAGCCCAGAAAACTCTGGTAGGAGATATTGCCAGATTAACGGATGCGGAGGCTACGATTGCTGAGCTGGAAGCTCAAGCTGCTCTTGATCTGGCTGCAGCCAACCAGGTGAAAGACCAAATTGCTGCTCTGCCTGCAAAAGCAGAAGTCACCCTGGCCAACAAAACAGCTGTAGTTAAGGCACGTATGGATTTTAATCACTTAACACCAGCCCAGAAAACTCTGGTAGGGGATATTTCCAGATTAACGGATGCAGAGTCGGCTATTGTTGCGCTGGAAACTCAAGCGGCACTAGACCTTGAAGCAGCCAACCAGGTGAAAGGCATAATTGCTGCCTTGCCTGAAAAAGCGGAAATTACCCTAGCCAACAAAACAGCTGTAGTTAAAGCACGTACTGATTTTGAAGCTTTAACACCAGCCCAGAAAACTCTGGTAGGGGATATTGCCAGACTGACGGATGCAGAGGCAGCTATTGTTGCACTGGAAACTCAAGCAGCACTAGACCTTGAAGCAGCCAACCAGGTGAAAGGCCAAATTGCTGCCTTACCTGCAAAAGCAGAAATCACCCTGGCCAACAAAACAGCTGTAGTTAAAGCACGTATGGATTTTAATCACTTGACTCCTGCCCAGAAGACGCTGGTAGGTGATATTACCAGATTGACGGATGCGGAGGCAGCGATTGCTGGGCTGGAATTAGTAGCAACAGCTAAAGGGAATTTAAAGGTAACCTACAATGGAACCGATGACCAAGTCACTTTGCCAAGCATTCAAGATGGCGCCGCTGTTACCTGGGCATTAAAAGATTCTATGCAATCTTCTATTGTAGATATTTCGACGGGGAATATTACTCGTGCAGGGTTAACAGCTGATACTGACGTAGTGCTCATAGCGACAATTACCTCAGCAACCATTTCTGATACAAAAGAAATTACCATCCATGTTCAAGCCGAGAGTAATGAACCAGAGACTATTACAAGTAAAGCTATAACCAATTTCGACTTCTCAGTCACCTATGCTACACAAGCCAGGAAAGAAAGCAAAAAGATAACCTCAACAGATTTCCAAAGTAATCCGAAACACTTCACTATTAGTGATGGAACCGTTACAATACCTGTTGACCTAACCTGGAATATTCCGTTGAATGGATTTAGTTCAGGACAGGTAGTAGGCTCAGCGATAGATAGTTTTATCCAAGACTACTGTAATGCACATGGAATAAACTTAGGGGAGCGGACATTAGCTGGAATGGGATTTAGTGACACGTTCTTTATATCCACCTTTAAGACTGGATCTGATGCTTCTGTTACATTAGGCGGGAATGACTGGGCTTATTTCTTTGATAATAACTATTTCACCGGCACAGACGAAGATCATACCAAGAACCGTTCGTTTACAGTTAGTGATGGCACAAACACAGCCACTATTTTGTTAGAATGGGAATATTATGATATGGAAGACTTGGTTAATGACCTAAATTATCAACTAGCTTCAGTGTCAGCGACAGCAATAAAAGTAAATGAGACACAATTCAAACTTGTCGCAGACTCTGCAGCGATAAATTTAACCATTGCTGGAACAGATAAAAATCAGTTCTTCGAAAATTAG
- a CDS encoding MFS transporter codes for MIKNFKMNIRELRSFLILWITQSFSALGSAMTAFALVIWSYQQHGSALTSSLLAICSYAPYVLLSIFAGALSDRWNKKATMLISDSFAALCTVSILILMSTGKLQIWHLYLINTLNGLMNTVQQPASDVAISLLAPQKHYQRVSGMRSLSNSLVTILTPILATSMLSFTSIRVVILFDLITFTTAFIALLCFVHIPQVPKQSGTGSETVLQSAKSGLRYLRDNRGILDLILFLAVINFTASIFNAALPAMMLSRAGGGELALGMVNTVTGIAMMVGSLSATILPPPKSRVRVILNCLLFSMSSENFILAFGRSTPVWCLGAILGWIFIPVMNANMDVLFRSKIPIEMQGRVYSARNTLQFFTIPVGYLCGGVLVDRVFEPFMAGQPLDSLWVALVGTGKGSGAALLFLAIGIFGACSCLPFRADKHIWRLEE; via the coding sequence ATGATAAAAAATTTCAAAATGAACATTAGGGAACTTCGTTCGTTCCTGATTTTATGGATTACACAGTCCTTTTCAGCACTGGGCAGTGCAATGACCGCCTTTGCCTTGGTGATCTGGTCTTATCAGCAGCATGGGTCGGCTCTTACCAGCTCGCTTTTGGCTATCTGTTCCTATGCCCCCTACGTCCTGCTGAGTATCTTCGCAGGTGCGCTGAGCGACCGGTGGAACAAGAAGGCCACCATGCTGATCAGTGACAGCTTTGCGGCACTTTGCACCGTTTCAATCCTTATTCTGATGTCAACGGGTAAGCTCCAGATCTGGCATCTGTATTTGATCAATACCTTGAATGGACTGATGAACACTGTTCAGCAGCCGGCGTCAGATGTAGCTATTAGCCTGTTGGCTCCGCAAAAGCACTACCAGAGGGTTAGCGGGATGCGTTCCTTGTCCAATTCACTGGTTACCATACTAACGCCTATACTCGCCACTTCAATGCTTTCCTTTACAAGTATCCGGGTTGTTATCCTGTTTGATTTGATTACATTCACCACAGCGTTCATAGCGTTGCTATGCTTTGTCCATATCCCGCAAGTTCCAAAGCAGAGCGGCACAGGGAGCGAGACAGTATTACAATCTGCTAAAAGCGGCCTGCGGTATCTCAGGGACAACCGGGGAATTCTGGATCTGATTCTGTTTTTGGCCGTGATTAATTTTACCGCCTCGATCTTTAATGCTGCCCTGCCCGCAATGATGCTCTCACGTGCTGGCGGCGGAGAGTTGGCGCTAGGTATGGTCAACACCGTTACAGGGATTGCCATGATGGTTGGAAGCCTTTCGGCTACGATTCTGCCGCCGCCTAAAAGCCGGGTTCGGGTCATTTTGAATTGCTTGCTGTTTTCCATGAGTTCCGAGAATTTCATCCTTGCCTTCGGCAGAAGTACGCCTGTGTGGTGTTTGGGTGCCATCCTCGGATGGATATTCATTCCGGTTATGAACGCTAATATGGATGTACTTTTCCGCTCAAAAATCCCGATTGAGATGCAGGGGCGTGTCTATTCGGCAAGGAATACGTTACAGTTTTTCACCATTCCTGTGGGATATCTGTGCGGTGGCGTATTGGTTGACAGGGTGTTTGAACCCTTTATGGCAGGGCAGCCGCTGGACAGCCTGTGGGTCGCACTGGTCGGAACCGGCAAAGGCTCCGGTGCAGCTTTGCTATTTCTGGCCATCGGAATTTTCGGTGCATGTTCTTGCCTGCCGTTCCGGGCGGACAAACACATTTGGAGGTTGGAAGAATAG